A portion of the Bacteroides faecium genome contains these proteins:
- a CDS encoding exonuclease SbcCD subunit D, with product MIRILHTADWHLGQTFFGYDRAVEHEVFLNWLSEEIRQKEIDALIIAGDVFDVSNPSAASQSMYYQFIYRVTAENPNLQIVIVAGNHDSAARLEAPLPLLQAMRTEVRGVVRKREGGEIDYDHLCVELKNRQGEVELLCMAVPFLRQGDYPSLQTEGNQYAEGVRELYTQLLQRLWKRRKANQSILAIGHLQATGSEIAEKDYSERTVIGGLECVSPDAFSEQIAYTALGHIHKAQRVSGRENVRYAGSPIPMSFAEKHYHHGVVMVTFDGGCAVDIERIECPKLVPLVSVPNGEPALPEVVLDALKDLPVAEEMAPYLEVKVLLEEPEPMLRQAIEEALADKNYRLARIVSTYHNDAGRVEKEETDWKRGLQEMSPLQIAQSTFEKIYQAEMPEELTELFQEAYLAATRKEEEEEG from the coding sequence AGATTGATGCATTGATTATAGCCGGGGACGTTTTTGATGTCTCCAATCCTTCGGCTGCGTCCCAAAGCATGTATTATCAATTTATTTACCGGGTAACGGCAGAGAATCCGAACTTGCAGATTGTGATTGTTGCCGGCAACCATGATTCGGCGGCACGTCTGGAGGCTCCTCTGCCTTTATTGCAGGCTATGCGGACAGAGGTCAGAGGAGTGGTGCGCAAACGGGAAGGTGGAGAGATAGATTATGACCATTTATGTGTGGAACTGAAGAATCGCCAGGGAGAAGTAGAGCTGCTTTGCATGGCAGTTCCTTTCTTGCGTCAGGGGGATTACCCGTCTCTACAAACGGAAGGTAATCAGTATGCGGAAGGAGTTCGTGAACTTTATACGCAACTCCTGCAAAGATTATGGAAGCGAAGGAAAGCCAACCAGTCGATTCTTGCCATCGGTCATTTGCAGGCTACCGGATCGGAGATTGCAGAGAAAGATTACAGTGAACGTACGGTCATTGGCGGTTTGGAGTGTGTATCGCCGGATGCTTTTTCAGAACAGATAGCCTACACTGCCTTGGGACATATTCATAAGGCCCAGCGAGTATCCGGACGCGAGAATGTACGCTATGCGGGGAGTCCTATTCCGATGTCTTTTGCAGAGAAACATTATCATCATGGAGTGGTGATGGTAACTTTTGACGGTGGTTGTGCGGTAGATATAGAACGGATTGAATGCCCGAAGTTAGTCCCTTTGGTGAGTGTACCGAATGGAGAACCTGCATTACCGGAAGTTGTACTGGATGCTTTGAAAGATTTACCGGTGGCAGAGGAAATGGCTCCTTATCTGGAAGTGAAGGTGCTGTTGGAAGAACCGGAGCCTATGCTTCGGCAGGCGATAGAGGAAGCTCTGGCAGATAAAAACTATCGGTTGGCACGCATTGTTTCCACGTATCACAATGATGCGGGAAGGGTGGAAAAAGAGGAAACGGATTGGAAAAGGGGATTACAAGAGATGTCCCCTTTGCAAATTGCGCAATCTACCTTTGAGAAGATTTATCAAGCGGAAATGCCTGAAGAACTAACAGAACTATTTCAGGAAGCCTACCTGGCTGCTACCCGTAAAGAAGAGGAGGAAGAAGGATGA
- a CDS encoding AAA family ATPase, translating into MKILAIRLKNLTSIEGTVEVDFTSEPLHSAGIFAISGPTGAGKSTLLDALCLALYDKAPRFATSVESVNLADVGDNQINQSDVRNLLRRGTSDGYAEVDFLGIDGHRYRSHWSVRRTRNKVSGSLQPQALEVKELDTEKEFQGTKKELLAQLVDLIGLTYEQFTRTILLAQNDFATFLKSKGAAKAELLEKLTGTSVYSQISQEIFIRNKAAQEEVALIHNRMSVIELIPEDELSALHQEKESLIEKRAAGIKLLAEQNTQLNVVRSLKMQEELRKKKQEEEQGEQAKLKVSLERLASQEEGLAHFKTQWEAIQPDLKKARQLDVQIQSQQGGYIQSQQILQTACGQVTEQEKKMRTATEHLQLSYRSLNRLLNHAGVEETLQLEQVETILRQEEDVLNAGVKANEERLERLNSFGYPSLAEEQVKLQKEQTRQQTIRQLTETQTKAKTEIERLEKETADCLKQLAEQDTALKTVQRLYENARMAVGKDVKALRRQLQEGEACPVCGSTSHPYHQEHEVIDTLFRNIEQEYNTAVAACQQNNNRSIALQRDLTHQKTIEEQVREQLATLQKEGLDVGDEEQIQHRLEELAKLILEYRNLYAEWQHSDEEIKKMRAYCEALRENVSQCRLAMQKVSSDKEQLTILQNAVAAEQKRFEVMEKALNTLRQERSVLLKGKSADEAEAAVARREKELNLALEQARREVETAQNRLSGLQGEIKQITLAIGELREQQKQIEFPEQLPEIIKKQQEENLNTERTFSTIEARLLQQIKNKETVEKIAKELAEKQAVAERWAKLNKLIGSADGAKFKVIAQSYTLNLLLLHANKHLSYLSKRYKLQQVPGTLALQVIDCDMCDEVRTVYSLSGGESFLISLALALGLSSLSSNNLKVESLFIDEGFGSLDAESLRTAMEALEQLQMQGRKIGVISHVQEMSERISVQVQVHKKVNGKSVLTVVG; encoded by the coding sequence ATGAAAATATTAGCGATACGATTGAAGAATTTGACTTCGATAGAAGGAACGGTTGAAGTGGATTTTACTTCCGAGCCTTTACATTCAGCAGGAATTTTCGCCATTTCGGGACCTACGGGAGCGGGTAAATCTACTTTACTAGATGCACTATGTCTGGCATTATATGATAAAGCGCCCCGTTTTGCCACTTCGGTGGAAAGTGTAAATCTGGCGGATGTGGGAGATAATCAGATTAACCAGTCCGATGTCAGAAACCTGTTGCGTCGCGGAACGAGCGACGGTTATGCGGAAGTCGATTTTTTAGGAATAGACGGACATCGCTATCGTTCCCATTGGTCGGTAAGACGAACAAGAAATAAGGTGAGCGGCTCTTTGCAACCACAGGCGTTGGAAGTGAAAGAACTGGATACGGAAAAAGAATTTCAAGGTACTAAAAAAGAACTGTTGGCTCAATTGGTCGATTTGATCGGTTTGACGTATGAGCAGTTTACCCGTACGATATTGTTGGCGCAGAATGATTTTGCTACTTTCCTGAAATCGAAAGGAGCGGCAAAAGCGGAATTACTTGAAAAGCTGACGGGAACGAGTGTTTATTCGCAGATTTCACAGGAAATTTTTATCCGGAACAAAGCAGCACAAGAGGAAGTGGCTCTGATTCATAATAGAATGAGTGTGATTGAACTGATACCGGAAGATGAACTGTCGGCTTTACACCAAGAAAAAGAATCATTGATTGAAAAACGTGCGGCGGGAATAAAATTACTGGCGGAGCAGAATACACAATTGAATGTTGTCCGCTCATTAAAGATGCAGGAAGAACTTCGGAAGAAGAAACAGGAAGAAGAACAGGGTGAGCAGGCGAAACTGAAAGTGTCCTTGGAAAGGCTTGCTTCACAAGAGGAAGGACTAGCGCATTTTAAAACTCAATGGGAAGCCATACAGCCGGATTTGAAAAAGGCGCGCCAGTTGGACGTACAAATACAGTCACAGCAAGGCGGATATATACAGTCACAACAGATTTTACAGACAGCCTGCGGGCAGGTGACAGAACAGGAAAAAAAGATGCGGACAGCTACGGAGCACTTGCAATTATCTTATCGTTCTTTGAATCGCTTGTTGAATCATGCAGGAGTAGAAGAAACTTTGCAACTTGAACAGGTGGAGACAATCTTGCGGCAGGAAGAAGATGTGTTAAATGCCGGAGTAAAGGCGAACGAAGAACGGTTGGAACGATTGAATTCTTTTGGCTATCCGTCATTGGCTGAAGAACAAGTGAAGTTGCAGAAAGAACAGACGCGGCAACAGACCATTCGGCAGTTAACTGAAACGCAAACGAAAGCCAAGACGGAAATCGAAAGATTAGAGAAAGAAACGGCCGATTGTTTAAAGCAACTGGCAGAACAGGATACTGCACTGAAAACAGTCCAACGGCTTTATGAAAATGCCCGTATGGCGGTAGGAAAAGATGTGAAGGCTTTGCGCCGGCAGTTGCAAGAAGGCGAAGCCTGTCCGGTTTGCGGTAGCACATCGCATCCTTATCATCAGGAACACGAGGTAATAGATACTCTTTTTCGGAATATAGAGCAGGAATATAATACAGCGGTAGCTGCTTGTCAACAGAACAATAACCGTAGTATTGCCCTGCAACGTGATTTGACACATCAGAAAACGATTGAAGAACAGGTACGTGAGCAGTTGGCTACATTGCAGAAAGAAGGTTTGGATGTTGGTGACGAAGAACAGATACAGCATCGTCTGGAAGAGTTGGCTAAACTCATTTTAGAGTACCGCAATCTTTATGCGGAATGGCAACATAGCGATGAAGAGATTAAGAAAATGCGTGCCTATTGTGAGGCTCTGCGAGAAAATGTCTCCCAATGCCGTTTGGCAATGCAGAAAGTATCGTCTGACAAAGAACAACTGACTATTTTGCAAAACGCAGTCGCAGCCGAACAGAAACGATTTGAAGTGATGGAGAAAGCATTGAACACACTACGTCAGGAACGTTCGGTCTTATTGAAGGGCAAGAGTGCGGACGAAGCGGAAGCTGCCGTAGCGAGAAGGGAAAAAGAGCTGAATCTTGCTTTGGAACAAGCACGTAGAGAAGTAGAGACAGCACAGAATCGTCTTTCCGGGTTACAAGGAGAAATAAAGCAGATAACTTTAGCTATTGGAGAATTGCGGGAACAACAAAAACAGATTGAATTCCCCGAACAACTTCCTGAAATAATCAAGAAGCAACAGGAAGAAAATCTGAATACGGAACGAACCTTTTCTACTATTGAAGCCCGATTATTGCAACAGATAAAGAATAAGGAAACAGTAGAAAAAATAGCCAAAGAACTGGCTGAGAAACAAGCTGTAGCGGAACGCTGGGCGAAGCTGAACAAGCTGATTGGAAGTGCGGACGGAGCGAAATTCAAAGTTATCGCGCAAAGTTATACTTTGAATTTACTGTTGCTTCATGCCAACAAGCATTTGTCCTATCTCTCCAAACGCTATAAATTACAGCAAGTTCCCGGCACATTGGCACTTCAGGTCATCGACTGTGATATGTGTGATGAGGTGCGGACTGTATATTCCCTTTCCGGGGGAGAATCCTTCCTGATCTCTTTAGCATTGGCATTGGGATTGTCGTCCTTATCCAGCAATAATCTGAAAGTGGAATCCCTTTTCATTGATGAAGGATTCGGCTCTTTGGATGCGGAAAGTCTGCGAACAGCTATGGAAGCGTTGGAACAACTGCAAATGCAAGGAAGAAAAATCGGAGTTATTTCTCATGTGCAGGAAATGAGTGAACGGATTTCCGTTCAGGTACAGGTACATAAGAAAGTGAATGGAAAAAGTGTGCTCACCGTCGTAGGGTGA
- a CDS encoding metallophosphoesterase gives MLQRLFIFLLLFLILPDIYLYLRFIVRLTAKRWLRILYWIPSVLILAGLVYLVFFANNPFSESHTRDIGWFSVFFFLFAAPKLLLAVCTVIGIPFHKWLRVPRTPFICTGLTLAVICIIMILYGSFIGRSRFEVKEVTYSSPRLPQAFDGYRIVQLSDLHIGSWIGNAPDIEKMVNLVNAQQPDLIVFTGDLVNHRAKELDGFQEILARLKAKDGVYSILGNHDYGPYFRWKSKQEQDDNLIDLEQRQVAMGWKLLNNSHSILIQGNDSIALIGVENEGEPPFSQHGDLAGAKAGTDGMFQILLSHNPTHWRREVLPKSDVDLMLAGHTHAMQLQFGNYSPSVYVYPEWGGMYLEGTRGLYVNVGIGYVGLPFRFGAWPEITVLTLRR, from the coding sequence ATGTTACAACGTTTATTTATATTCCTGCTATTGTTTCTGATCCTACCGGATATATATCTGTATCTTCGTTTTATCGTCCGGCTCACAGCAAAGCGATGGTTGCGAATCCTCTATTGGATACCGAGTGTCCTTATCCTTGCGGGACTGGTGTATCTGGTATTTTTTGCCAATAATCCTTTCTCCGAAAGCCATACGAGGGATATCGGATGGTTTTCTGTCTTCTTCTTCCTGTTTGCAGCTCCCAAACTGCTATTGGCTGTCTGCACTGTCATTGGGATTCCTTTTCATAAATGGCTCCGGGTGCCACGTACTCCGTTTATCTGTACAGGATTGACATTAGCTGTCATCTGTATTATTATGATTCTCTACGGTTCTTTCATCGGACGAAGCCGGTTTGAGGTCAAAGAAGTCACCTACTCCTCTCCCCGGCTTCCCCAAGCTTTTGACGGATACCGCATTGTACAGCTTTCAGACTTACATATCGGTAGTTGGATAGGAAATGCACCTGATATCGAGAAAATGGTAAACCTGGTAAACGCTCAACAGCCCGATCTTATTGTCTTCACCGGAGACTTGGTAAATCACCGTGCGAAGGAATTGGACGGTTTTCAGGAAATACTAGCCCGGTTGAAAGCTAAAGACGGGGTTTACTCCATCTTGGGAAATCACGATTACGGTCCTTATTTCCGTTGGAAAAGCAAGCAGGAGCAAGACGATAATCTGATTGATTTAGAGCAAAGGCAGGTAGCTATGGGATGGAAACTGCTGAATAACTCACATTCCATTCTGATTCAGGGAAATGACAGTATTGCCCTTATCGGAGTAGAAAATGAAGGTGAACCGCCCTTCTCCCAACATGGCGATCTCGCCGGGGCAAAAGCCGGCACTGACGGTATGTTCCAAATACTGTTGAGCCACAATCCTACGCACTGGCGGCGGGAAGTGTTACCCAAATCGGACGTAGATTTAATGTTGGCAGGACATACTCACGCCATGCAGCTTCAATTCGGTAACTACTCTCCTTCTGTATATGTCTATCCCGAATGGGGTGGAATGTACTTGGAAGGTACACGTGGCTTATATGTCAATGTTGGAATCGGTTATGTAGGATTACCTTTCCGCTTCGGTGCATGGCCGGAAATAACGGTGCTCACCCTACGACGGTGA